Proteins found in one Vallitalea guaymasensis genomic segment:
- a CDS encoding AraC family transcriptional regulator, whose product MDLLDSMNNAMNYIEEHLAENISYEQVARRACCSEYHFQRMFPFIAGITLAAYIRRRRLTMAAFELQNTDIKVVDVAMKYGYQSTEAFSRAFKNLHGVMPMLARKQGTALKAYPRMTFHISIKGDVEMDYRIERKEAFEMYGISKEINAVDNRQYIDIPAFWHKCIENGKLDDMHKDFNLDQDECLHAALYNFREGILSYMICYYPPENVSLPAGYTKLSVPATTWAIFSTAECTQEGGTEAIQNIWKRIFPEWFPNSGYEHADGPEFEMYYNKGDGKFIEEVWIPVVKK is encoded by the coding sequence GTGGATTTGCTTGATAGTATGAATAATGCAATGAACTATATTGAAGAACATCTTGCTGAAAATATCAGTTATGAACAGGTAGCCAGAAGAGCTTGTTGTTCTGAATATCATTTTCAACGTATGTTTCCATTTATTGCAGGAATTACTTTAGCTGCATATATCAGACGTAGGAGACTTACAATGGCAGCTTTTGAATTGCAAAATACTGATATAAAAGTTGTAGATGTAGCTATGAAATATGGTTATCAATCAACAGAAGCTTTTTCACGAGCTTTCAAGAATCTACATGGTGTCATGCCTATGTTAGCGCGCAAACAGGGTACAGCACTCAAAGCTTATCCACGGATGACCTTTCATATTTCTATTAAAGGAGATGTGGAGATGGATTATAGAATTGAAAGAAAAGAAGCATTTGAGATGTATGGAATATCAAAAGAAATAAATGCTGTTGATAATCGTCAATATATAGATATTCCAGCATTTTGGCATAAATGCATTGAAAATGGAAAACTTGATGATATGCATAAAGATTTTAATCTGGATCAAGATGAATGTCTTCATGCAGCATTATACAATTTCAGAGAAGGTATATTATCTTATATGATTTGCTATTATCCTCCGGAAAATGTTTCGTTACCTGCTGGTTATACCAAGCTTTCTGTTCCTGCTACAACATGGGCTATATTCTCAACTGCAGAATGTACACAGGAAGGCGGAACAGAAGCAATACAAAACATATGGAAACGTATCTTCCCAGAATGGTTTCCTAATTCTGGATATGAGCATGCAGATGGACCTGAATTTGAAATGTATTATAATAAAGGTGATGGAAAGTTTATTGAAGAAGTTTGGATACCAGTTGTAAAAAAATAG